A section of the Babylonia areolata isolate BAREFJ2019XMU chromosome 31, ASM4173473v1, whole genome shotgun sequence genome encodes:
- the LOC143276069 gene encoding uncharacterized protein LOC143276069 has protein sequence MGADMGLTGEALARFVVDAAAKEEDRANREEERRYRRWRDHREDEYREEERRYREKRDEEDRQRFERKMELKQEEVEAQISQPFSLAPYDGKGDFDDFLTHFERVALLNKWKPSSWAARLVTLLQGRARDACLRVPPERLHDYESLKAALLREFRLDAHAYCKRFRSMRKLAEETFIQFLERLKVCLSRWCTAAGRDYDSAEDLRDLFLQEQFLATLNPDLVSEVKREEPDRVEEVARITSKVVGARRAGRMAEGEARASRKSRDHGLGAKPHAEQKAASLGQSSSALSDSSRGVERTRGVTCFLCGKLGHVAKECRQRKKVSLVAQPSFRQQGSHSPPPSLCVNCAAKQYSPRCEAFVNGVSVPALRDTGAHMVVVARHLVSPDSFTGATVRVVLAESRCTSVLPIARVDFQSPFVEGRLDVAVMEAPVEEVLIGNTAWRENGTSVPVPVYSDASLVGAVETRAQAAARAKELPPLPVKDFQIHVSRQDLEHQQDSDPDLCQARELAVSKAVKRTRSGEVMYFRKQGILMRRFKDHRGEATQICVTKELRSTVLLLAHEAPMSGHLGVKRTQGRVFPHFYWPGMCADIRRFVRSCDRCQKTAAKGRVPKVPLVKMPLISEPFSRVAVDIVGPISPSSESGNRYILTMVDYATRYPEAVALKHVSAETVAEALFTMWTRTGVPAEVLTDRGSQFTGGVMQEVYRLLSVRGLTTTPYHAQCNGLVERFNATLKAMLRRLSHEKPRAWDRWIPALLFAYREVPQESTGYSPFELLYGRTVRGPMQILREHWLHPERPEIQTAAEYVVELRNRIAESCTIAQQNLERASRRYKGYFDAKAKQRQFAEGSKVLLLRPTKQNKLELEWQGPYTVLRRVGIADYCVRIGEKEKLYHANLLKEYIERTPRGTVALAVIEDPEVWEGTRTVERDIPLMPLEATEGPEDVVLAADNSSLKEAIREMTRGFRDVLTDLPACTNLETCTLNLTSDTPIRAKQYPLPYSQRETIQEEVQQMLKMGVIEPSSSPYSSPIVLVKKKDGKVRFCVDFRRINKITVFDAEPMPDVEALFSRLSGEKVFSKLDLSKGYWQIPMAEADRPKTAFTTPQGHFQWCVMPFGLKTAGAVFSRMMRKLVLPLNSPDVDNFMDDVLISSADETRHLRLLRSVFSRLRDCKLTARPSKCFLGHRELDYLGHHVGAGKIWPDAEKMEKIRESPRPCTKRQLRGFLGLVGFYRRFVPQFAEIALPLTEKTKSKEPNEVIWDEYCERAFLQLKQILCSRPVCCLPDLSKPFILRTDASNVGLGALLLQDQGMGAQPVACASKKLSPAERNYPTIEKECLALVWGIQRFEPYLYGKEFVVQVDHAPLQYLDRAKTVSGRLTRWALQLQPFSFRVQAIPGKENVGADFLSRLPELDEI, from the coding sequence ATGGGTGCTGACATGGGTTTGACTGGTGAGGCCCTTGCgcggtttgtggttgatgctgctgctaaggAGGAAGATCGCGCAAATAGGGAGGAAGAGCGCCGTTACAGGCGCTGGAGGGATCACAGGGAGGATGAATATAGGGAAGAGGAAAGACGGtatagggagaagagggatgaggaggatagGCAGCGGTTTGAAAGGAAGATGGAATTAAAGCAAGAAGAGGTCGAGGCTCAAATAAGCCAACCGTTTTCCCTTGCTCCTTACGATGGGAAGGGTGACTTCGACGATTTCCTGACCCATTTTGAGAGGGTAGCGCTTCTCAATAAGTGGAAGCCAAGTTCATGGGCGGCTCGCTTGGTAACCTTGTTACAAGGTCGAGCTAGGGACGCTTGTCTGCGAGTGCCTCCGGAGCGACTTCATGACTACGAGTCATTGAAAGCGGCTTTACTCCGCGAGTTTCGGCTAGATGCCCATGCGTACTGCAAGCGTTTCCGATCGATGCGGAAGCTTGCAGAAGAGACCTTTATCCAATTTCTAGAAAGgcttaaggtctgtctgtctcgctggtgCACAGCTGCCGGTCGCGATTACGACAGTGCTGAGGACCTAAGGGACTTGTTCCTCCAAGAACAGTTCCTAGCTACCCTTAACCCTGACCTCGTCAGTGAGGTAAAGCGTGAAGAACCAGATAGGGTGGAGGAGGTAGCACGCATTACCTCGAAGGTTGTCGGTGCCAGGAGAGCGGGACGGATGGCTGAGGGTGAGGCACGAGCCTCCAGGAAATCCAGAGATCATGGTCTTGGTGCCAAACCTCATGCGGAGCAAAAGGCCGCATCTCTTGGACAGAGTAGTTCCGCTCTTAGCGACAGCTCAAGGGGTGTCGAGAGAACCAGAGGAGTTACCTGTTTCCTCTGCGGGAAACTTGGACATGTGGCCAAAGAGTGCCGCCAGCGGAAGAAGGTTTCCCTTGTGGCACAGCCGAGCTTTAGGCAGCAGGGTTCCcattccccacctccatctctttgCGTTAACTGTGCTGCAAAGCAGTACTCGCCACGATGTGAGGCTTTCGTCAACGGGGTTTCAGTCCCGGCTTTGCGAGACACCGGAGCTCACATGGTTGTCGTTGCACGCCATCTGGTCAGTCCAGATTCTTTCACTGGAGCGACTGTCCGTGTGGTGCTGGCCGAATCGAGATGCACCTCTGTCCTACCCATCGCCAGAGTAGATTTCCAGTCTCCTTTCGTGGAAGGCAGACTAGACGTGGCAGTAATGGAGGCTCCTGTGGAAGAGGTCCTTATTGGCAATACTGCCTGGCGCGAGAATGGCACTTCAGTGCCCGTGCCAGTTTACTCAGACGCCAGTCTTGTGGGTGCTGTGGAGACGCGGGCCCAAGCAGCTGCCAGGGCTAAAGAGTTACCTCCCTTGCCTGTCAAGGACTTCCAGATCCATGTGTCTAGACAGGACCTAGAGCATCAGCAGGATAGCGATCCTGACCTGTGTCAGGCTCGGGAGCTGGCTGTGTCTAAAGCCGTCAAAAGGACACGATCTGGAGAGGTCATGTACTTCAGGAAGCAGGGAATACTGATGCGGCGTTTCAAGGACCATCGGGGGGAAGCAACCCAAATCTGTGTTACTAAGGAACTGCGTTCCACAGTGTTGCTTCTTGCCCATGAAGCCCCCATGTCGGGTCATCTTGGGGTTAAGCGCACGCAGGGAAGAGTTTTCCCACatttctactggcctggcatgtgtgcTGACATTCGGCGTTTCGTCCGTTCTTGTGACAGATGCCAGAAGACGGCAGCTAAGGGTCGAGTCCCGAAAGTGCCACTCGTCAAGATGCCCCTCATTTCAGAGCCCTTCAGTCGTGTAGCTGTCGACATTGTAGGACCTATATCCCCTTCATCTGAGTCTGGCAACAGGTACATTTTAACAATGGTCGACTATGCAACCAGGTACCCAGAAGCTGTCGCTCTCAAACACGTTTCGGCTGAAACTGTGGCTGAGGCGTTGTTCACCATGTGGACACGAACAGGTGTTCCTGCTGAGGTTTTGACTGATCGTGGTTCTCAGTTCACAGGCGGTGTCATGCAGGAAGTCTATCGCCTCCTGTCTGTGCGGGGCTTgaccacaaccccctaccacgcTCAGTGCAACGGGTTGGTGGAGCGTTTTAACGCTACTTTGAAGGCAATGCTGCGGAGACTATCGCACGAGAAACCTCGAGCCTGGGACCGCTGGATTCCCGCTCTGTTATTTGCCTACAGAGAAGTTCCCCAGGAGAGCACTGGCTACTCGCCTTTCGAGCTGCTCTATGGGAGAACAGTACGGGGTCCCATGCAGATCCTCAGAGAACACTGGCTCCACCCTGAGAGGccagaaattcagactgctgctgAATACGTGGTAGAACTGCGAAACAGAATCGCAGAGTCCTGTACCATTGCTCAGCAAAACCTCGAAAGGGCCTCAAGGCGGTACAAGGGTTATTTTGAtgccaaagcaaagcaaagacagTTCGCTGAGGGGAGCAAAGTACTTCTCCTTCGCCccaccaaacagaacaaactggAACTTGAATGGCAGGGTCCATACACTGTTCTGCGTCGTGTGGGCATCGCAGATTATTGCGTTCGGATTGGCGAGAAAGAAAAGCTGTACCACGCCAATCTGCTGAAAGAATACATTGAGCGCACTCCTCGAGGGACTGTGGCTCTGGCTGTGATTGAAGACCCGGAGGTCTGGGAAGGAACGAGGACAGTGGAACGCGACATTCCACTCATGCCCCTGGAGGCAACTGAAGGTCCGGAGGATGTTGTGCTGGCCGCTGATAACTCCTCACTGAAAGAGGCCATTCGTGAAATGACTCGAGGGTTTAGGGACGTCCTCACTGACTTGCCTGCCTGTACGAACCTCGAGACATGCACGCTCAATCTCACCTCCGACACCCCTATTAGGGCTAAGCAGTATCCACTGCCCTACTCCCAACGTGAGACGATTCAAGAGGAGGTCCAACAAATGTTGAAGATGGGCGTGATAGAGCCATCCTCGTCCCCATACTCCTCTCCTATCGTCCTCGTaaagaagaaagatgggaagGTACGGTTTTGCGTCGATTTCCGTCGCATCAATAAGATAACCGTGTTTGATGCTGAACCAATGCCAGATGTAGAGGCACTGTTTTCCCGGTTATCAGGGGAAAAGGTGTTCTCGAAGCTAGACCTTTCAAAGGGGTACTGGCAGATCCCCATGGCGGAAGCTGATCGCCCAAAAACAGCTTTCACTACTCCTCAGGGACACTTCCAGTGGTGTGTAATGCCGTTTGGCCTCAAAACTGCTGGCGCAGTATTTTCCCGCATGATGCGGAAGTTAGTACTGCCTCTCAACAGCCCGGACGTGGACAACTTCATGGACGATGTTCTCATCTCCTCCGCTGATGAAACACGGCATCTAAGGCTCTTACGCAGCGTGTTTTCCCGGTTGCGTGATTGCAAGCTGACTGCACGGCCCTCCAAATGTTTTCTCGGCCACAGGGAGTTAGACTATCTGGGTCACCATGTGGGTGCTGGGAAAATTTGGCCAGATGCAGAAAAAATGGAGAAGATCCGAGAATCACCTCGTCCCTGTACGAAACGACAGCTCCGAGGGTTTCTGGGCCTCGTGGGGTTCTACAGGAGGTTCGTTCCTCAGTTTGCGGAAATCGCTCTTCCCTTGACTGAGAAAACCAAGAGCAAGGAGCCAAACGAAGTTATCTGGGATGAGTACTGCGAGAGAGCTTTTCTGCAGCTCAAACAAATCCTCTGCAGTAGGCCAGTTTGCTGTCTCCCCGATCTGTCCAAGCCTTTCATACTGCGGACTGACGCTTCGAACGTGGGGTTGGGAGCTCTTCTGCTCCAAGATCAAGGTATGGGTGCTCAACCAGTGGCGTGTGCCAGTAAGAAATTGAGCCCAGCCGAACGCAATTACCCCACAATTGAAAAGGAATGCCTGGCTCTTGTGTGGGGTATTCAGAGGTTTGAACCCTACCTCTACGGGAAGGAGTTTGTCGTCCAGGTGGACCATGCACCGCTGCAATATCTAGACAGGGCCAaaacggtcagcggcagactgacgCGCTGGGCTCTACAGTTGCAGCCTTTCTCGTTCAGGGTGCAAGCCATTCCTGGCAAAGAAAACGTTGGTGCTGACTTCCTCAGTCGTCTGCCAGAGTTGGATGAAATATGA